GAATGTTCAAAAAGGTGCTGAACGCCACCAAACAAAATGAAACCCTTGATGACCTGAATGAGCAGGATGTGTTCGAGCGGTGTCTGGATACTTTTGATATTCTTGTTGAGGATCGTAAGGAGTTGATCTCCTCCTACAATGAAATAATTATGAGCTTACAGGAAGAAGATAAAAATGCAGAATAATGAAGACACACAAAAACAGGAAACATCCCAAGGACAGTTCCTGGTCTATCAGACGGAAAATGGAGATGTAAAGCTGAATGTTCGCTTTGAGGATAATTCAGTCTGGATGACCCAGCAAATGATAGCTGAACTCTTCCAAACGACAAAACAAAACATCAGTCTTCATATCCAAAATATTTTTGATGAGTATGAATTATCACCGGATCGAACTGTCAAGGAATACTTGACAGTTCGATCCGAGGGTAAACGTAAAGTAAACCGTCAGTTAGATTATTATAATTTGGATATGATTATTTCTGTGGGATACCGGGTAAAAAGTCAAATAGCAACCCGCTTTCGCATCTGGGCTACAAAACAGTTGACCGAGTTTATCAAAAAAGGTTTTGTTCTTAATGATGAGCGCCTGAAAGAACCTGGAGCTGGCCGTTACTTTGAAGAGCTGTTGGCTCGCATCAGGGATATTCGTTCTTCGGAGAAAATCTTTTGGCGCAAAGTGTTGGATATCTACGCCACGAGTATTGATTATGATCCTCAATCAGATGCTGCCAGGGTGTTTTTCAAACAGATTCAAAACAAAATGCACTGGGCTGCTCATGGTCATACAGCTGCAGAACTGATTTATGGTCGTGCCGATGCAGGGCAAGCGAATATGGGGGTTACAAATTTCTCTGGAAACAAGCTGCTCAAGCGTGATGTCGAAATTGCCAAGAATTACCTCAATGAAGCAGAATTATCGATTCTT
The sequence above is drawn from the Candidatus Neomarinimicrobiota bacterium genome and encodes:
- a CDS encoding virulence RhuM family protein; its protein translation is MQNNEDTQKQETSQGQFLVYQTENGDVKLNVRFEDNSVWMTQQMIAELFQTTKQNISLHIQNIFDEYELSPDRTVKEYLTVRSEGKRKVNRQLDYYNLDMIISVGYRVKSQIATRFRIWATKQLTEFIKKGFVLNDERLKEPGAGRYFEELLARIRDIRSSEKIFWRKVLDIYATSIDYDPQSDAARVFFKQIQNKMHWAAHGHTAAELIYGRADAGQANMGVTNFSGNKLLKRDVEIAKNYLNEAELSILNRMVTAYLEIAEIQALNQIPMTMQDWVKRLQQFLTMTGRALLTHTGKISHEKAIKKAHEEYEAFRLKQLNQPTEAEKHFIEAEQKLKLIESAVKQKPPVSDKQHEDS